One part of the Anaerolineales bacterium genome encodes these proteins:
- a CDS encoding alpha/beta hydrolase has translation MSEFIYIHQDHNAARTLFLLHGTGGDEHDLIPLVDPVRESYNIVGLRGNVSEGGMPRFFARLAMGVFDMDSIASETDKLATFLTRWYAEHKTDAKSATFVGYSNGANMILATLFRHPSVITNAALLHSMLPFDPPQLNLMSKRFLVTYGEHDPLMPSGEAQRVISVLQAGGADVDAFSHPGGHELTHTEQAALLEFLA, from the coding sequence ATGAGCGAATTTATCTACATCCATCAGGACCACAACGCGGCCCGCACGCTGTTCCTGCTGCACGGCACCGGCGGCGATGAGCACGACCTCATCCCGCTGGTCGACCCGGTGCGCGAGAGCTACAACATCGTCGGCCTGCGCGGCAATGTATCCGAAGGCGGCATGCCGCGCTTCTTTGCCCGCTTGGCCATGGGCGTGTTCGACATGGACAGCATCGCCAGCGAGACTGATAAGCTGGCCACCTTCCTGACCCGTTGGTACGCCGAACACAAAACGGATGCCAAGTCAGCCACCTTCGTCGGCTACTCGAACGGTGCCAACATGATCTTGGCCACCTTGTTCCGCCATCCCAGCGTCATCACCAACGCGGCCCTGCTGCACAGCATGCTGCCTTTTGACCCACCGCAGCTGAATTTGATGAGCAAACGCTTCCTCGTTACCTACGGCGAGCATGACCCTCTGATGCCATCGGGGGAGGCACAGCGCGTGATCAGCGTGCTGCAAGCCGGCGGCGCCGACGTGGACGCGTTCTCGCATCCTGGGGGCCACGAGCTGACCCACACCGAGCAGGCCGCGCTGCTGGAGTTTTTGGCATAG
- a CDS encoding TIGR01906 family membrane protein, whose translation MKFLIRYVVPLLVPVVIVLTATRLLLTPLFVNIEYNMPGFPADPYGMTQAERLRYAPLALDYLLNDEDISFLGEQTFDDGTPLYNERELSHMHDVKMLTQQALKVWVGALMALAGISIAAWRLGLQAQLRAALAQGGALTVALILALLVLIALSFDWLFTEFHGVFFEGDSWLFLYSDTLIRLFPMRFWQDVFLALGGLSLLGGIGLWRGFGRR comes from the coding sequence ATGAAGTTCTTGATCCGCTATGTCGTGCCGCTGCTGGTGCCAGTGGTGATCGTGCTGACTGCCACGCGCCTGCTGCTGACGCCGCTGTTCGTCAACATTGAATACAACATGCCGGGCTTCCCGGCGGACCCGTACGGCATGACCCAGGCCGAGCGCCTGCGCTACGCCCCGCTGGCCTTGGACTATTTGCTGAACGATGAGGACATCTCGTTTTTAGGTGAGCAGACCTTTGACGACGGCACGCCGCTCTACAACGAGCGCGAGCTCAGCCACATGCACGACGTCAAGATGCTGACCCAGCAAGCGCTCAAGGTGTGGGTGGGCGCGCTGATGGCGCTGGCGGGCATCAGCATCGCCGCCTGGCGCCTGGGCCTGCAGGCGCAGCTGCGGGCGGCCCTGGCGCAAGGCGGAGCGCTGACCGTTGCGCTCATTCTGGCGCTGCTGGTGCTGATCGCGTTGAGCTTTGACTGGCTGTTCACCGAATTTCACGGCGTGTTCTTTGAAGGCGATAGCTGGCTGTTCTTGTACTCAGACACGCTCATCCGCCTCTTCCCCATGCGCTTCTGGCAGGATGTGTTCCTGGCGCTGGGCGGGCTGTCGCTGCTGGGTGGGATTGGGTTGTGGCGCGGGTTTGGACGGAGATAA
- a CDS encoding ring-cleaving dioxygenase has translation MTSTLGIHHITAIGSDPQRLVDFYTQILGLRLAKKTVNQDDVSAYHLFFGDREGGPGMDLTFFTFMPPTPGSRGNGLVTNISLAMPAGALPFWKERFDELGVKHEGIATQLGWQRLVFYDYDDQRLELVEVDPANFDDKDLWTTPQVGAEHAIRQFHSALLSVHDKALVEPILLAFGYAVESSEGNLTRYHLPGRQRAEFVELEEDPSKPAGFNASGTVHHIAFSVADEAAQQAVRQNIAGMGLYPTKMIDRFYFKSVYFRTPAGILFELATMGPGFTADEPLETLGEKLSLPPFLEPHREQIEAGLTPVTVRPLP, from the coding sequence ATGACCTCTACCCTCGGCATCCACCACATTACCGCCATCGGCTCTGACCCGCAGCGCCTTGTAGACTTCTACACCCAGATCCTCGGCCTGCGCCTGGCCAAGAAGACCGTCAATCAAGATGACGTCAGCGCCTATCACCTCTTCTTTGGTGACCGCGAGGGCGGCCCGGGCATGGACCTGACCTTCTTCACCTTCATGCCGCCCACCCCCGGCAGCCGCGGCAACGGGCTGGTCACCAACATCAGCCTGGCCATGCCGGCAGGCGCCCTGCCTTTCTGGAAAGAGCGCTTCGATGAGCTGGGCGTCAAGCACGAAGGCATCGCCACCCAGCTCGGCTGGCAGCGCCTGGTCTTCTACGACTACGATGACCAGCGCCTCGAGCTGGTAGAAGTAGACCCGGCCAATTTCGATGACAAAGATCTATGGACCACGCCACAGGTCGGCGCCGAGCATGCCATCCGCCAGTTCCACTCCGCCCTGCTGAGCGTGCACGACAAAGCCCTGGTCGAGCCGATCCTGCTCGCCTTCGGCTACGCCGTCGAGAGCAGCGAAGGCAACCTGACCCGCTATCACCTGCCCGGCCGGCAACGTGCCGAATTTGTGGAATTGGAAGAAGACCCCAGCAAGCCAGCTGGCTTCAACGCCTCCGGCACCGTGCACCACATCGCCTTCTCCGTGGCCGACGAGGCCGCCCAGCAGGCCGTGCGCCAAAACATCGCCGGCATGGGCCTCTATCCGACCAAGATGATCGACCGCTTCTATTTCAAGTCGGTCTACTTCCGCACACCGGCTGGCATCCTGTTCGAGCTGGCCACCATGGGGCCAGGCTTCACCGCCGACGAGCCGCTGGAAACCCTGGGCGAGAAACTTTCGCTGCCGCCGTTCCTGGAGCCGCATCGAGAACAGATCGAAGCCGGCCTTACCCCTGTCACCGTGCGCCCGCTGCCCTGA
- a CDS encoding 2,3-bisphosphoglycerate-independent phosphoglycerate mutase — translation MPYDYVPDLLVKSTSKIVLLILDGLGGLPLVPGGPTTLEAAQTPNLDKLAAEGTLGRTIPVRHGITPGSGPAHLALFGYDPLHYPVGRGVMEALGVGLEVGPGAVAARGNFCTLDADGNITDRRAGRISSEEAAPIVEQLKTIAIPGVKIEVRHVKEYRFAVVIHGDGLQGEIDDTDPQVTGVKPLPAVAREAGSAKTAELFNQWVSEAHKVMAGQPKANGITLRGFGGDPQLPSYQDAYGLKAACVAVYPMYRGVSKLVGMQTILFDGESPADEFAAAAKVWDDYDFLFIHIKKTDSMGEDGNFDGKVKVIESVDQALPVLLALKPDVLMVTGDHSTPVKMRAHSWHPVPLLFWAPERGLPDEQTRFGERACMQGGLGTIPATELMALALAHAGRLEKFGA, via the coding sequence ATGCCTTACGATTACGTCCCTGACCTGCTTGTAAAATCCACCAGCAAGATCGTCTTGCTGATATTGGACGGGCTCGGCGGCCTGCCGCTGGTGCCCGGCGGCCCCACTACGCTCGAGGCGGCGCAGACTCCCAATCTGGATAAGCTCGCCGCCGAGGGCACCCTGGGCCGCACCATCCCGGTGCGCCACGGCATCACCCCCGGCTCCGGCCCGGCCCACCTGGCCCTGTTCGGCTACGACCCGCTGCACTACCCCGTGGGCCGCGGCGTGATGGAAGCGCTGGGCGTGGGCCTGGAAGTTGGCCCGGGCGCGGTGGCGGCCCGCGGCAACTTCTGCACGCTGGACGCCGACGGCAACATCACGGACCGCCGCGCCGGGCGCATCTCCTCCGAAGAAGCCGCGCCCATCGTGGAGCAACTCAAGACGATCGCGATCCCCGGCGTGAAAATCGAAGTGCGCCACGTCAAGGAGTACCGCTTCGCGGTGGTCATTCACGGCGATGGCCTGCAGGGCGAGATCGACGATACCGACCCGCAGGTGACCGGCGTCAAGCCGCTGCCAGCGGTGGCGCGCGAGGCCGGCTCTGCTAAAACGGCCGAACTGTTCAATCAATGGGTAAGCGAGGCGCACAAAGTGATGGCCGGCCAGCCCAAAGCCAATGGCATTACCCTGCGCGGCTTCGGCGGCGACCCACAGCTACCCAGCTATCAGGACGCCTACGGCCTTAAGGCCGCCTGCGTGGCGGTGTACCCGATGTATCGCGGCGTTTCCAAGCTGGTGGGCATGCAAACCATCCTGTTCGACGGTGAAAGCCCGGCCGACGAGTTCGCCGCGGCCGCCAAGGTCTGGGACGACTATGACTTTCTCTTCATCCACATCAAGAAGACCGACAGCATGGGCGAGGACGGCAACTTTGATGGCAAGGTCAAGGTGATCGAAAGCGTGGACCAGGCGTTGCCCGTCCTGCTGGCGCTCAAGCCAGACGTGCTCATGGTCACGGGCGACCACAGCACACCGGTGAAGATGCGCGCCCACTCGTGGCATCCGGTGCCGCTACTGTTCTGGGCGCCGGAGCGCGGCCTGCCGGATGAGCAGACCCGCTTCGGCGAACGCGCTTGCATGCAGGGCGGCCTGGGCACCATCCCGGCCACCGAACTGATGGCTCTGGCCCTGGCTCATGCCGGCCGACTGGAAAAATTCGGGGCGTAG
- the ugpC gene encoding sn-glycerol-3-phosphate ABC transporter ATP-binding protein UgpC, with the protein MASVTYDHVVKRFGDVLAVNDLNIHVEDKEFLVLVGPSGCGKSTALRLLAGLEEISSGEIRIGDRVVNDLAPKDRDIAMVFQSYALYPHMSVFDNMAFGLRLRKMEKAEIKRRVDNAAAILGIQELLQRKPRQLSGGQRQRVAVGRAIVREPNVFLLDEPLSNLDAKLRVQTRAQISKLHQDLQTTFIYVTHDQVEAMTMATRIAVMNHGVLQQIDTPHNLYERPANKFVAGFIGSPAMNFFDAKLVKDGGKLVADAGAFQVEAPKGNKAAEAYAGKAVTLGIRPEDIHNAKFTPADITPAQVEAKVDIVELMGNEIVAYLKAADTDFVARVDPRSEYKVGDKAQVVFNTSNLHLFDKETEQAIR; encoded by the coding sequence ATGGCAAGCGTAACGTATGACCATGTAGTAAAGCGTTTCGGAGATGTCCTCGCTGTAAACGACTTGAATATTCACGTAGAGGACAAAGAATTTTTGGTGCTGGTGGGCCCATCCGGCTGTGGCAAGTCCACCGCCCTGCGCCTGTTGGCCGGCCTGGAGGAGATCTCCTCCGGCGAGATCCGCATCGGTGACCGGGTAGTCAATGACCTGGCGCCCAAAGACCGTGACATCGCCATGGTGTTCCAATCCTATGCACTGTATCCGCACATGTCGGTCTTTGACAACATGGCCTTTGGTCTGCGCCTCCGTAAGATGGAAAAAGCCGAGATCAAGCGCCGGGTAGACAACGCCGCCGCCATCCTGGGCATCCAGGAGCTGCTGCAGCGCAAGCCGCGCCAGCTCTCCGGCGGCCAGCGCCAGCGTGTGGCCGTGGGCCGCGCCATCGTGCGTGAGCCCAACGTCTTCCTGCTCGACGAGCCGCTCTCCAACCTGGATGCCAAGCTGCGCGTGCAAACCCGCGCCCAGATCAGCAAGCTGCACCAGGACCTGCAGACCACCTTCATTTACGTGACCCATGACCAGGTGGAGGCCATGACCATGGCCACTCGCATCGCGGTGATGAACCACGGCGTGCTGCAGCAGATCGACACCCCCCACAACCTGTACGAGCGCCCGGCCAACAAGTTCGTGGCCGGCTTCATCGGTTCGCCCGCGATGAACTTCTTTGACGCCAAGCTGGTGAAAGATGGCGGCAAGCTGGTGGCCGATGCAGGCGCATTCCAGGTGGAAGCGCCCAAGGGCAACAAGGCCGCTGAGGCGTATGCCGGCAAAGCCGTGACCCTGGGCATCCGCCCAGAAGACATCCACAACGCCAAGTTCACCCCGGCCGACATCACCCCGGCCCAGGTGGAAGCCAAGGTGGATATCGTCGAGCTGATGGGTAACGAGATCGTGGCCTACCTCAAAGCAGCCGACACAGACTTCGTGGCCCGCGTTGACCCCCGCTCCGAGTACAAGGTGGGCGACAAGGCCCAGGTGGTGTTCAACACCAGCAACCTGCACCTGTTCGACAAGGAAACCGAGCAGGCCATCCGGTAA
- a CDS encoding fused MFS/spermidine synthase: MTRRYLTFAVFASGLTTLGVELTASRLLGNVFGTSNLVWASIIGLILIYLTLGYFIGGRWADRSPHFETFYKIQIWAGFTAGIVPLVARPVLRAAADAFDQLQVGVLAGALVSVLVLFIVPITLMGTASPFAIRLAITDQKEAGRTSGRIYAFSTLGSVIGTFLPVLVLIPVYGSTVTILIFSFALMAVGLVGLGLSVSWRKAAGWLALPLLLAALAAVWAQGNLKATTGQIYEDETAYNYIQVLEFNGVRYLRLNEGQGVHSIYHPDVLDFRGPWEQFLVGPFFNAGYEPEDISAIAIIGLAAGTSARGATAVLGEGVPMDGYEIDPDIIAVGREYFGMTMPNLTALAVDGRWGLEHSERTYSLIEIDAYRPPYIPPHLTTVEFFSLCRQRLTDDGVLAINVGRAPNDRRLIDALVATLGQVFASVHVMDIPDTFNSLVYATVQPTRFEDLQANYARLAANPDSHPLLLAAMQRTLEHRRETPTGGEILTDDRSPIEWIINSMVLRFVLSGEVEQLQ; encoded by the coding sequence ATGACCCGCCGCTATCTCACCTTCGCCGTATTCGCTTCTGGCCTCACCACGCTCGGCGTCGAACTGACCGCCTCGCGCCTGCTGGGTAACGTATTTGGCACCAGCAACCTGGTGTGGGCCAGCATCATTGGCCTGATTCTTATTTATCTCACGCTGGGCTACTTTATCGGCGGCCGCTGGGCTGATCGCTCGCCGCATTTCGAGACCTTTTACAAGATCCAGATCTGGGCCGGCTTCACGGCCGGCATTGTGCCGCTGGTGGCGCGCCCGGTGCTGCGCGCTGCGGCGGACGCCTTCGACCAGTTGCAGGTGGGCGTGCTGGCCGGCGCGTTGGTCTCGGTGCTGGTGCTGTTCATCGTACCCATCACACTGATGGGCACGGCCTCCCCGTTCGCTATTCGTCTGGCCATCACTGATCAGAAGGAGGCCGGCCGCACCTCGGGTCGCATCTATGCCTTCTCAACCCTCGGCTCGGTGATCGGCACCTTTTTGCCGGTGCTGGTGCTGATCCCGGTCTATGGCAGCACGGTCACCATCCTCATCTTCAGCTTCGCGCTGATGGCGGTAGGGCTGGTGGGGCTGGGGCTCTCGGTCAGCTGGCGCAAAGCGGCCGGCTGGCTGGCGCTGCCGCTGCTATTGGCGGCGCTGGCCGCGGTGTGGGCGCAGGGAAACCTGAAGGCGACCACTGGCCAGATCTATGAAGACGAGACGGCCTACAACTACATCCAGGTGCTGGAGTTCAACGGCGTGCGCTACCTGCGCCTGAACGAAGGGCAGGGTGTGCATTCGATCTATCATCCGGATGTGCTCGATTTCCGCGGGCCGTGGGAGCAATTCCTGGTTGGCCCGTTTTTCAATGCGGGCTACGAGCCTGAGGACATCTCGGCCATCGCCATCATCGGCTTGGCGGCAGGCACCAGCGCCCGCGGCGCCACCGCTGTGCTGGGCGAAGGCGTGCCGATGGATGGCTACGAGATTGACCCCGACATCATCGCGGTGGGGCGCGAGTATTTTGGCATGACGATGCCCAATCTCACCGCATTGGCGGTGGATGGGCGCTGGGGGCTGGAGCATAGTGAGCGCACCTACTCGCTGATCGAGATCGATGCCTACCGCCCGCCGTATATTCCACCGCATCTGACCACTGTGGAATTCTTTAGCCTGTGTCGCCAGCGTCTCACGGACGATGGCGTGCTGGCCATCAATGTGGGCCGCGCCCCGAATGACCGCCGCCTGATCGATGCGCTGGTCGCCACGCTGGGGCAAGTGTTCGCCAGCGTGCACGTGATGGATATTCCCGATACGTTCAATTCGCTGGTGTACGCCACGGTGCAGCCCACCCGTTTTGAAGACCTGCAAGCTAACTATGCGCGCTTAGCGGCGAACCCGGATAGCCATCCACTGTTGTTGGCTGCCATGCAGCGTACGCTGGAGCACCGCCGCGAGACGCCCACCGGCGGCGAGATATTGACGGACGACCGCTCGCCGATCGAATGGATCATCAATAGTATGGTGCTGCGCTTTGTGCTGTCTGGAGAAGTGGAGCAATTGCAATGA
- a CDS encoding RNA polymerase sigma factor: MMLVATKPDFEALVEAHSGELFGYLWRLLGDEAEAQDCLQDTYLRAYKAYARASNDNLRAWLYKIATNAARTRQQRNGRHAAKQAELHDELHSGEARIETQVQQRISLAAVRTAVSSLPRQQQAALLLRKYQGLEYGEVAAALGCSEPAARAHVYQALKKLRAQFSEEDHD, encoded by the coding sequence GTGATGCTCGTGGCCACCAAGCCTGATTTCGAAGCCTTAGTCGAAGCCCACAGCGGCGAGCTGTTCGGCTACCTGTGGCGCCTGCTGGGCGACGAGGCCGAGGCGCAGGACTGCCTGCAGGATACCTATCTGCGCGCCTACAAGGCCTATGCGCGGGCGAGCAATGACAACCTGCGCGCCTGGCTGTACAAAATTGCAACCAACGCCGCCCGCACCCGCCAGCAACGCAACGGCCGCCATGCGGCCAAGCAGGCCGAGCTGCACGATGAGTTGCACTCCGGTGAAGCGCGCATCGAGACCCAGGTGCAGCAGCGTATCAGCCTGGCTGCCGTGCGCACCGCCGTTAGCAGCCTGCCGCGCCAGCAGCAGGCTGCCCTGCTGCTGCGCAAATATCAGGGCCTCGAATATGGCGAAGTGGCCGCCGCCCTCGGCTGCAGCGAGCCGGCGGCCCGCGCCCATGTCTACCAGGCGCTCAAGAAGCTGCGCGCCCAGTTTAGCGAGGAAGACCATGACTAA
- a CDS encoding methylated-DNA--[protein]-cysteine S-methyltransferase codes for MTKTDSWLETSRPASTSLEHALDAAYAAPPAAAAQRAQAAVRRALAANTGQPMYYDYVQDTPLGPLWVAVGEHGLVAIEYESSEASLRAYLLKLGGQPVRSAERVAAAAEQVRMYLLGSTHAVDLPVDLSHLTPFQQRVLQETRRVPRGQVRTYAEIANSIGNPKAVRAVGQALRRNPIPIVVPCHRVVASDGTLGGYGGRMRDQRKLSLLKLEGVTFA; via the coding sequence ATGACTAAAACAGACTCTTGGCTGGAAACCAGTCGCCCCGCCAGCACTTCACTCGAACACGCCCTCGACGCGGCCTACGCCGCGCCACCGGCAGCCGCCGCCCAGCGGGCGCAGGCCGCCGTGCGCCGGGCGCTGGCCGCCAACACCGGCCAGCCGATGTATTACGACTATGTGCAAGACACACCGCTCGGCCCGCTATGGGTCGCCGTGGGCGAGCATGGCCTGGTGGCCATCGAATACGAAAGCAGCGAAGCCAGCCTGCGCGCTTACTTGCTCAAACTGGGCGGCCAGCCCGTGCGCTCGGCGGAGCGGGTGGCTGCCGCCGCCGAGCAAGTACGCATGTACCTGCTCGGCAGCACCCACGCCGTAGACCTGCCGGTGGATCTCAGCCATCTCACCCCGTTCCAGCAGCGCGTCCTGCAAGAGACCCGCCGCGTGCCGCGCGGCCAGGTGCGCACCTATGCCGAGATCGCCAACAGCATCGGCAATCCGAAGGCGGTGCGCGCCGTAGGCCAGGCCCTGCGTCGCAATCCGATCCCCATCGTGGTGCCCTGCCACCGCGTGGTGGCCTCCGACGGCACGTTGGGCGGCTACGGCGGCCGCATGCGTGACCAGCGCAAGCTCAGCCTGCTCAAGCTTGAAGGCGTCACCTTCGCATAG
- the mutS gene encoding DNA mismatch repair protein MutS, translating into MNENITPVRQQYLDIKRQHPGAILFFRLGDFYETFDEDAELVARELDIVLTSRNVAKGARVPMAGVPHHAAESYLARLIERGHHVAICEQVGTEPIKGLMPREVVRIVTPGTVVEPGLLPGDGNNYLAAALVHEGRAGLAYADLTTGEFAATELDAATLRAELGRLAPAEILHIENGLDLAGLPGHGSPWPGYRFEPARAQDSLLAHFKAKSLKSYGLEERPLAARAAGALLQYVQETQPASLSLLSSLRAYTLDEFMNLDASARRNLELTETLRGELAGSLLGTLDRAITPMGRRLLRQWVGKPLLDLDSIHARQEGVAWLHGDGMRRAELRTALKPLGDLERLVNRMLGGTAQPRDLAAMRSTLEALPAVLKLVGSKSPAASLLQGLSECAAELKLLQSALADEPPAVLGHMGVIRAGYAAELDELMAATSHARDWIANLEAAERERTGIKSLKVGYNKVHGYYIEVTKAKDDGNLPAEYIRKQTLVNAERYITPEMKDVETQVLNAEERILAVEARLFKELCSQLAASAAPLLVSARALATLDVLAALAEVAALMGYVRPVVEDSRVLEITAGRHPVVERLLPAQERFVPNDTVFEDGECVRLITGPNMSGKSTYLRQGALIVLLAQMGSFVPAESARIGLVDRIFTRIGAQDEIHAGHSTFMVEMVETASILNHATARSLLILDEIGRGTSTYDGLSIAWAVIEHIHSEPRLKARTLFATHYHELTALAASLPGVRNYNVAVSEGEGTVVFLHKIIPGGADRSYGIHVGELAGLPRPVLQRAQQILAELESNGQQPTAGLQASEQQAPLFALEHPLVEELKKLDVDGLSPIEALNKLSEWKGRLDTRNT; encoded by the coding sequence CTGAACGAGAACATCACCCCGGTACGCCAGCAATATCTGGATATCAAGCGCCAGCACCCTGGGGCGATTTTGTTCTTCCGCCTGGGCGATTTTTACGAGACCTTTGACGAAGATGCTGAGCTGGTGGCGCGCGAGCTGGACATTGTGCTCACCTCGCGCAATGTCGCCAAAGGGGCGCGTGTGCCGATGGCCGGCGTGCCCCACCACGCCGCCGAGAGCTACCTGGCCCGCCTGATCGAGCGCGGTCACCATGTGGCCATCTGTGAGCAGGTGGGGACAGAACCCATCAAGGGCCTGATGCCGCGCGAAGTCGTCCGCATCGTCACCCCCGGCACCGTGGTGGAGCCTGGTTTGCTGCCTGGCGATGGCAACAATTACCTGGCCGCCGCCCTGGTGCATGAGGGTCGCGCCGGCCTGGCCTATGCTGACCTGACCACCGGCGAGTTCGCCGCCACCGAGCTGGACGCGGCCACCCTGCGCGCCGAATTGGGCCGCCTGGCGCCTGCTGAGATCTTACATATTGAGAATGGGCTCGACCTGGCCGGCTTGCCCGGCCATGGCAGCCCCTGGCCCGGCTACCGCTTTGAGCCGGCTCGCGCCCAGGATTCGCTGCTGGCTCATTTCAAAGCAAAGAGCCTGAAGAGCTATGGGCTGGAGGAGCGCCCGCTGGCGGCGCGTGCTGCCGGGGCGTTGCTGCAATATGTGCAGGAGACGCAACCCGCCAGCCTGAGCCTGCTCAGCAGCTTACGCGCTTATACGCTGGACGAATTCATGAACCTGGACGCCTCGGCGCGGCGCAATCTGGAGCTGACTGAGACCCTGCGCGGCGAGCTGGCCGGCTCGCTGCTGGGCACGCTGGACCGTGCCATCACGCCGATGGGGCGCCGTCTGCTGCGCCAATGGGTGGGCAAGCCGCTCTTGGACCTGGATTCCATCCACGCCCGCCAGGAGGGCGTAGCCTGGCTGCATGGCGACGGCATGCGCCGCGCCGAGCTGCGCACGGCGCTCAAGCCACTGGGTGACCTGGAGCGTTTGGTCAACCGTATGTTGGGCGGCACAGCCCAGCCGCGCGACCTGGCCGCCATGCGCAGCACGTTGGAAGCACTGCCGGCGGTGCTGAAGCTGGTTGGCTCTAAATCGCCCGCGGCGAGTTTATTGCAAGGCTTGTCTGAATGCGCCGCAGAGTTGAAGCTTCTCCAGTCCGCCCTGGCTGACGAACCGCCGGCCGTGCTCGGCCACATGGGTGTCATCCGGGCAGGCTACGCCGCTGAGTTGGACGAACTGATGGCCGCCACCAGCCATGCGCGTGATTGGATCGCCAACCTGGAAGCCGCCGAGCGCGAGCGGACTGGCATCAAGTCGCTCAAGGTGGGCTACAACAAAGTGCACGGCTATTACATTGAAGTCACCAAGGCCAAGGATGATGGCAATCTGCCGGCAGAGTACATCCGCAAGCAGACGTTGGTCAATGCTGAGCGCTATATCACTCCGGAAATGAAAGACGTTGAAACGCAAGTGCTCAATGCCGAGGAGCGCATCCTTGCGGTGGAGGCGCGCTTGTTCAAGGAGCTGTGCAGCCAGTTGGCCGCCAGTGCCGCGCCCCTGCTGGTCAGCGCGCGTGCGCTGGCCACGCTGGATGTGCTGGCTGCGCTGGCCGAGGTGGCCGCGCTGATGGGCTATGTGCGCCCGGTCGTTGAAGACAGCCGGGTGTTGGAAATTACCGCCGGGCGCCATCCGGTGGTGGAGCGCCTGCTGCCCGCTCAGGAACGCTTTGTGCCCAATGACACTGTCTTCGAGGATGGCGAGTGCGTGCGCCTGATCACCGGCCCCAACATGAGCGGCAAATCAACCTATCTGCGCCAGGGGGCCCTGATCGTGCTGCTGGCCCAGATGGGCAGCTTTGTGCCTGCCGAGAGCGCTCGCATCGGCCTGGTGGACCGCATCTTCACCCGCATCGGCGCACAGGACGAGATCCACGCCGGGCATTCCACCTTCATGGTCGAGATGGTCGAGACCGCCAGCATCCTCAACCATGCCACCGCGCGCAGCCTGCTCATTCTGGATGAGATCGGGCGCGGCACCAGCACCTACGATGGGCTTTCCATTGCCTGGGCAGTCATCGAGCATATCCACAGCGAGCCGCGGCTTAAAGCGCGCACGCTGTTCGCTACGCATTATCATGAGCTGACCGCGCTGGCCGCCAGCCTGCCCGGCGTGCGCAATTACAACGTGGCAGTCAGTGAAGGGGAGGGTACTGTGGTTTTTCTACACAAGATCATCCCGGGCGGGGCTGACCGTTCGTACGGGATCCATGTGGGCGAGCTGGCCGGGCTGCCACGTCCCGTGCTGCAGCGCGCGCAGCAGATCCTGGCCGAGCTGGAGTCGAATGGGCAGCAGCCGACGGCTGGGCTGCAGGCTAGCGAACAGCAGGCGCCGCTGTTCGCCCTCGAGCATCCGTTAGTGGAGGAGCTCAAGAAGCTGGACGTGGACGGCCTTTCGCCGATCGAGGCGTTGAACAAGCTTTCGGAGTGGAAAGGGAGGCTTGATACAAGAAACACCTAA